The genome window ACCCGCTCCAGCTCCGCCGCCATCTGGTCCTGCGTGTAGGAGCCTTCCGACAGGGTCAGCGGTCCCGTCGACTGGCCGTCGATCGTCGCCGAGAAGGTGTTGTTGGCGGAGGTCAGGACGGTCGTTCCCGACAACGGATTCGCCGCCGTCACCTGTGCCTGCTCGGCCGCCTGCGTGATGTTGACCTGATAGGGGACGCTCAGATCGCGGGTACGGTTGCTCCCGCTGACGAACCGGATCCCGCTGTTCGTGCTCGTTCCATCGAGGGCGAACAGGCGGCGGACGTCGTCACCGGTCACCCCTTCGGTCCCCCCGTTGAGGATCGAAGTCAGTTTGGAACTGTTGAAGGCGAGCTGGCCGCCGTCCCCGACGGAGACGCCGATCGCGGCCAGGCGGTTCGCCTTCCCCGATACGCCCGCCACGGCGCCCAGGATCCCGTTCTGGATCTGCTGCTGGATCCGGCGGACTTCGGAGTCCCCCAGGAGCGGGCTGGCCTTGTCGCTCCCGGCGTCGTAGGCGGTCTGCTTGGAGATGAAGGAGGCCAGCGCGTTATACGAGTCGACGAAGTCCTGGACCGCCTTCACCCCCGCCTGGGAGTCGCGGGCGACCGTGACCGTCAGCGTCTTGCTCGGATCGGCGTCAAGAAGATTGAGCTCCACCCCGCCGATGAGATTCGACACGCGGTTGGTCTGACTGGTGACCGTCACCGCTCCTGGCCCCGAGCCGAGCGTTACGGAGGCATCCTGCGCCTCCTGGACCGGGTTGTCGAAATCGAACTCCGGCTTCGTCGCCCCCCCGGCGGAAGCGGCGAGGTTGTTCGTGATCTGGATCGCGTTCTCGGTGCCGGTCTTCTCCGAGCTGACGACGAGCCGGGCGCCGGAGGCGTCCTGGACGACGCTGGCCGACACACCGGCCCCCGCGGCGTTGATGGCCGAAGCGAGCCCGGACAGGGTGTTGTTCGTTCCGTCGATCGTGATCGTGACGGGGGAGCGCGATCCGGCGCGGAGGGTGAGCGTCCCCTGGGTGATCTCGCTGTCGGCGTCCGCGACCCCCTGGGTGGCGATCTGCTGCGCCTGCGCCAGCGTCTGCACCTTGAGGCGGTAGACACCGCTGGCCGCCGTGCTGGAGGCGGTCGCGGTGGCGAGTGTCTCGTCGCTGAGCGAGACGGTCCGGTTCGAGAAGACGTTGTTCTGGACCTTGCCGAGCGTCGCCGCCTGCGCGCGGAGGTTGCCGATCTGGTCCTTGATGGAGGAGTAGATCGTCTGCTTCGTCCGGATCTCCGTCTGCCGGGCGGTGATCAGGTCCTTCTGCGTCTTACGGACCTCGAGCAACCCATCGATGATGGCCTGCGTGTCGATGCCGGTGACGAGTCCGTCGATCGTAGGCATGGCGGCGGAGGCTGGGTTCTGTTCGGAAGCTCACACTCGCCCGAAGCGCCAGCAAGGGACGATGCGTCCATTCCCTCGCTGGCGCTTCGGGCTAGTGTGGGGTCACACATGTTGTCCCACCGTCGCCGGTCTTCATCGATCGCAGACGGCTGACAGCTCCACACGGAAAAAGGGGAGTTGCCCGCGGTGGACAACTCCCCTTCAAGTTTTATCGACCGTTTCCGGCGACTACTGGAGCAGCGACAGGACGAGCTGCGGCTGCTGGTTGGCGTTCTTCAGGACCGAGGTGCCGGCCTGGACGAGCACCTGGTTCTTGGTGAAGTTCGCGATTTCTTCGGCGAAGTCCGTATCGCGGATCGTCGACTCGGCGTTGACCGTGTTCTCGAGCGTCGTCTGGAGGTTGTTGATCGTCGAGTTCAGGGTGTTCTGCTGGAAGGCACCCAGGTCACCGCGGAGGTTCGTGATGTCGTCGATCGCGGCGTCGATGACGCCGATCGCGTCCTGGGCCTTGCCGGCCGAGGTCACGTCGATCTGCGACAGGTTCGAGAACTGGTTGCCCGTGGCCGCGAGGCCGAGTCCCAGGCCGGACGGACCGACCGCGTTGATCGCGATCGAGGCGGTCTGGTTCTGGTTGGCACCGATCTGGAACACCAGCGAGTTGTCGGTGACGGTGACGGTCCCCTGAGCGCCGGTGACGCTGGTCGTCGGCGTGGCGGAGGTGGCGAACTGGACCGTGAGCCCGTTGGCGTTGCCCGAGGTCGCGGTCAGGACGTTGCCGACCCCGTTGAAGGAGCTGCCGTCGATCGTGCCGACGACGTCCACCCCGGTGTCGGTCACGAGCGTCGTGCCGAATCCGCTGCTGGTCGTTCCCGCGGCGACGTTCGAGATGACCGACAGGTCGGCCGCCGAGCCGTACTGGTTCGTGTACAGCCGCGTCGCACCGGAAGCCGTGTCCGCGGTGACGCCGGTCTGCGTAGTGAACTCGTTGATCCGGCTGACGACCTGGGCCTGGGACAGGCCGGAGGCGAGGGTGATCGAGACGCCGTTGACCGTCAGGGTCTCATCCGCCGCCAGGTTGCCCGACTGAGCCGTGCCGGCGGTCGCGGTCGCCCGCTGGGCGGCGGTCGTGACGGCGACGGCGTAGTTGCCGGCCTTCGTCGCGGTGCTCGTCTTGAGGACGGTCGTGTCGGCGTCGTTCGAGATCCCCTTGATGCCCGAGGAGCCATCCAGGAGCTTCTTCTGGCCGAACTGCGTGTTGTTTGCGATCCGGTTGATCGTATCGAGGGCGTTCGTGATTTCGGCCTGGTTGGCCGCCTGGGCGTCGGCGTCGTTCACCCCGGCGTTGGCCGAGTCGATCGCCAGGCTGCGGATCTTGACGAGCAGCGAGTTGATTTCGTTCAGGGCCCCTTCGGCCGTCTGGACGAGCGAGACCGCCTTGTCGGCGTTGTCGATCGCCTGCTTCAGGCCGGCGATCTGGGCCCGCTGCTTCTCGGAGATCACGAGGGCGGCCGGACCGTCAGCCCCGCGGTTCACTTTCAGTCCCGACGACAACCGCTCGACCGACTGGGCGAGGGAGTTGTTGGCACGCGTCAGGTTGTTCTGCGCGTTGAGGGACGACACGTTGTTGGTGATGGAAAGAGCCACGGGTTTGTTCCTTCGATACGACGTGCCGCGACACTCCGGATCGGGTGACGAGGGGATGTCTGACGAACGCGACCCTCAGGGGGGAGAACCCGCCTCAGGGGCGCCTTCGCGCCGGGCACAGGCTGATTAATGACGCTCCATGCTGACACCTGCCGTAGTGGTGACGACCACGGCACTCCAGACCAGTTCATGCCTCCGAAACACCGCAACCGGTGTCACGGAGGCATGCGCTGGCGCACCTCGCGGGGGCTCCCGCACTGCAGACCAGATCGGCAGAAGATGCCGGACCCCTTCACGGCAAAGGGCCATTTTCCGGGTTTGATCGTTCGCGGAGAGCGATCCTGCAGGAGGCGGGGTTCTGGGGGCCAAGCGAACCTGATATGCCGTTGCGGCCGGAAGACAGGTCCGTCAGTCCCGGTGATCCCGTGACAGAAGAAAGATCGACCTTTGAAAGAGTTTCTTGCGGCAAAAAAATGCGTGTCACCCAACTCGCCTGAACGCCGATGAGAGTGTAGCGGTCCCGTAGACCTGAACGGTTATGACGGCCGAACGACACCCGACTTGCGGAGCATGAGCCACGAAGACGCAGCCGCTGCCACGCCGCCGGCTCCCCAACGGGGAGTCCTGGCGAAGCTGCGTGCCGTGCTCGGCCTGCTGTTCGTCCTGGGAGTCGGGTTCGGCGGATTCCTGGCGAGCCGCCATCTGCTCACGAAGCGGCCCACGGCCCCGGAGGCTCCCCCCGTCGCGGCGGTCGAGCCGGCTCCCGGGCCGGATTCCGACGCGGTGGTCGATCTGACACAGGACATTCCGACCGTCCCTCCCGCAGCGGACGGCGAGGCGACCCCGGAGATCGAGCCGGCGCAGCAGAAGATCGGCATCGTCCTCATGCAGGGGGACAGCCGCCTCGCCGAAGCGAACCCGTCCGCCGCGCTGCGGAAATACGCTGCCATCCTCCCCGAAGCAAAGGGGGCGGCCCGGATCCCGATCGAGTTCCGCATGGCCCTGGCGGAAGAGGGGATCGGAGAACGGAGTTCAGCCCTCAAGCGCTATCGCGGTCTGGCCGGAGCCAGTGACGCGACGCTGGCCGCCGCGGCCCGCCTGGGCCAGGCGCGGCTCTGGCAGGCTCAGGAACGATCCGACCTGGCGGAGTCGATCCTCGTCGAACTGCTCCTCAATGAGGCGGCCGCCGGCATGAACCCGGGGCTGCGGAGCGACGTCGTCCACCTGCTGGGGACCGTCGCGGCGTCGATCGCCATCCCCTCGGCCCCGGACCGGATCCTGGACGACCGGGAACTCGTTCTCCCGAGCCTCTCCCGGCCGCTGATGCACCTGCTCGAGGACGCACAGTCCCCCGAGATCGTGCCGAGCGTGTCCGCTCCGGAAGGGATCGAGCTGAGGATCGGCGACGCGGGAGCCCCGCCGGAAGAGATCGAGCTCTCGGTCCGGATGCCCCGCCGCCCCGTGATCGAGATCCTGGCGGAGATGGCCCGCACATGCGGTTACCGGGTCCGCGGAACGCGGGAGATGCAGCAGCGGCTGGCTTCGCGGTCGATGCCCGTTCATGCCCCCCGGCTGTCGGCGGCGGTCCTTCTCGACGGCATCCTGGCGGGGGACGGACTGCAGTGGGAATGCCACGACCGCGAGCTGCGGATCGTGACCCCGGAGCACGATTCCCCGGCGGAGACCGAATACGCGAAGAGGCGAGCGAAGCGCTACCTGGAGCACGCCCTGACCGCGGCTCCGGACCACCCGTGGGCTCCGGCCGCCTATATCGCTCTCGCGAGGATCGCGTCCGCCTCCGGAGAAGAGGCGACGGCGGAGCGGCACCTGGAACAGGTCATGCGGGTCTATCCCCGGTCGGACTTTGACGGGTACGCCGCGTTCAACCTCGGAAAGATCCGGATGGGCCAGGGGGAACTCGACGAGGCCCGTTCGGCCTTCCTGCACTGCGTGGACGGGAGCCACGGTCAGCGACTGGAGCCGGCCGGCTACCTCTATGCAGGGCGGATCGCGCTGGAACTGGGACAGCCCCGGCGGGCCATTCCCCCGCTGACTCGCGCCATCGCCCTGCGGGGGGAACCGCGGGTCACTCGAGAAGGGAGCCTGCTCCTTTCGGCGGCCTATCTCCTCGGCGGGAACCCGGTCAGCGCCAACACGACGCTCCTCGATCGGAAGGGGGACCTGTCGGATTCATCCGCCCGCGACGTGGCCGCCTTCCTCTCCTGTTTCTCGCAGTTCCGGCTGGCCGAGCACGACGACGCGCGGCGGACCCGGGACGGGCGGGCCCTGCTGAACTCGCTCGAACACGCCACCAAGGGGCCGCACTTCGGCCTCGCCGTCCCGCTCCTCCTGGCGCAGGCGGCGGCGGAGCTGAACCTGGACGAGGAGGCGCGGCGGCACTACGAGTCGATCGCCGATTCCGCCTATCCGGCCCCCGTGCGGTCCGCCTCCCTCTATGCCCTGGCCAGTCTCCATTGGTCCGCCGGGGAGCGAGACAAAGCGCTGGCGCTCCTCGACGGGCTGATCGAGAGTTCGTCCGACGACTGGAAGCGCCATGGCAGCATCCTCCGCTGCGGCTACTGGCTCGATGAATCCGTGGGACAGCAGAGCCGCGTCATCGATGAGGCCCAGAAGCTCCTTGGCGAGCCACTGACGCCCGAGGAACGGAATGCGGTCCTCCGCCTGATGGGCCGCGCCCTGCAGAACGCCGGCCGAAACGATCTGGCCGCCTACTGCTTCGCCGGGGTCTCCCCGGTCGACCTGTTGAAATCCTCTCGGGAGGCCCATCCATGAGTCGCCTCCACCTCGGGAAAATCGCCGCCACGATCCTGATCGCGACCGCCGCTGTCTCCCCATCGGCGTCGCACGGGCAGTCGTCCCGCGCGGAGCCCCCCTGCCTCCCCTTCGTCCCTCCGTTGCCGGTCGACCACCGCCCGCCGGCCGTGGCGCCCCATACCGCGGAGACGACACCTCCACAGGAGCCGGTAGCCGGGGACGTCGCGCCCCCCGCCGCCGCCACGCCGATTCCCTCCCCCGCCCCTGCGGCGTTCCTGCCTCCGCGGGAGCTTCCCGCGCTGCCGGAGTTCTCGTCCAACCGATACGACGCCATCGACGCCCGGATCCGCGACCTGCGGTCCCGCATCCGTCACAGCGAGGCCCCCGCCGAACCGGCCCCACAGGCGGGGCCGGCCTTCGCCGCGTCCGTTCCCCGGTCCGCGCCCCCGCCGCCTCCGACGCCGATGCCCCCCGTGGTCCCGTCGCCCGAGCAGACGGGGACCGGCGCGGCGAGCCCGACGGTCCCGCAGGACGCCTCGTCGCCGGCGGTCGCGTCCGCTCCGGCGATGTCCGCTGCGGAGTCCAGCTCCGTGCCGGGAAGCGCGACGCCCGGAGCCTCCATCGCGACCCTTCCGTCCGCCGAGACGCCGACCGCTCAA of Planctomyces sp. SH-PL14 contains these proteins:
- the fliD gene encoding flagellar filament capping protein FliD, producing the protein MPTIDGLVTGIDTQAIIDGLLEVRKTQKDLITARQTEIRTKQTIYSSIKDQIGNLRAQAATLGKVQNNVFSNRTVSLSDETLATATASSTAASGVYRLKVQTLAQAQQIATQGVADADSEITQGTLTLRAGSRSPVTITIDGTNNTLSGLASAINAAGAGVSASVVQDASGARLVVSSEKTGTENAIQITNNLAASAGGATKPEFDFDNPVQEAQDASVTLGSGPGAVTVTSQTNRVSNLIGGVELNLLDADPSKTLTVTVARDSQAGVKAVQDFVDSYNALASFISKQTAYDAGSDKASPLLGDSEVRRIQQQIQNGILGAVAGVSGKANRLAAIGVSVGDGGQLAFNSSKLTSILNGGTEGVTGDDVRRLFALDGTSTNSGIRFVSGSNRTRDLSVPYQVNITQAAEQAQVTAANPLSGTTVLTSANNTFSATIDGQSTGPLTLSEGSYTQDQMAAELERVINAAPGLSGRTVRVAAIAGQLQITSAAYGTSSEVRLAAGTANTTLGFLGTENSVGKNVAGTFVVDGVEEEAIGSGQLLSGKATNKNSADLQVRVTLPPGQVTGGVEGEMTLTRGLAARLDQLLGQMLDPVTGDFVGVDKQFQDRIDQMQKSIDRQQALFDAQEARIRTQFTAMEQAVQQLQSTASLVGSQLAALTDK
- a CDS encoding flagellin, translated to MALSITNNVSSLNAQNNLTRANNSLAQSVERLSSGLKVNRGADGPAALVISEKQRAQIAGLKQAIDNADKAVSLVQTAEGALNEINSLLVKIRSLAIDSANAGVNDADAQAANQAEITNALDTINRIANNTQFGQKKLLDGSSGIKGISNDADTTVLKTSTATKAGNYAVAVTTAAQRATATAGTAQSGNLAADETLTVNGVSITLASGLSQAQVVSRINEFTTQTGVTADTASGATRLYTNQYGSAADLSVISNVAAGTTSSGFGTTLVTDTGVDVVGTIDGSSFNGVGNVLTATSGNANGLTVQFATSATPTTSVTGAQGTVTVTDNSLVFQIGANQNQTASIAINAVGPSGLGLGLAATGNQFSNLSQIDVTSAGKAQDAIGVIDAAIDDITNLRGDLGAFQQNTLNSTINNLQTTLENTVNAESTIRDTDFAEEIANFTKNQVLVQAGTSVLKNANQQPQLVLSLLQ
- a CDS encoding tetratricopeptide repeat protein; the protein is MSRLHLGKIAATILIATAAVSPSASHGQSSRAEPPCLPFVPPLPVDHRPPAVAPHTAETTPPQEPVAGDVAPPAAATPIPSPAPAAFLPPRELPALPEFSSNRYDAIDARIRDLRSRIRHSEAPAEPAPQAGPAFAASVPRSAPPPPPTPMPPVVPSPEQTGTGAASPTVPQDASSPAVASAPAMSAAESSSVPGSATPGASIATLPSAETPTAQQSIPPQSFTPPEHTTPAPALSPAPDHAPRAIPSMPDTATRPSHRSVPRVRSAPDASALAKTEEHTPLIPIEVLRAPVDQLALADNLYAARSYAMALEAYRGVEASAATTRTKSWSSFQAANCLRQLGQIAEAEKQYRRVAGDSASGEFGELSKWWLGSLEQKRQLQSRLDAITQTLAGMTEAGRDNAGN
- a CDS encoding tetratricopeptide repeat protein; its protein translation is MSHEDAAAATPPAPQRGVLAKLRAVLGLLFVLGVGFGGFLASRHLLTKRPTAPEAPPVAAVEPAPGPDSDAVVDLTQDIPTVPPAADGEATPEIEPAQQKIGIVLMQGDSRLAEANPSAALRKYAAILPEAKGAARIPIEFRMALAEEGIGERSSALKRYRGLAGASDATLAAAARLGQARLWQAQERSDLAESILVELLLNEAAAGMNPGLRSDVVHLLGTVAASIAIPSAPDRILDDRELVLPSLSRPLMHLLEDAQSPEIVPSVSAPEGIELRIGDAGAPPEEIELSVRMPRRPVIEILAEMARTCGYRVRGTREMQQRLASRSMPVHAPRLSAAVLLDGILAGDGLQWECHDRELRIVTPEHDSPAETEYAKRRAKRYLEHALTAAPDHPWAPAAYIALARIASASGEEATAERHLEQVMRVYPRSDFDGYAAFNLGKIRMGQGELDEARSAFLHCVDGSHGQRLEPAGYLYAGRIALELGQPRRAIPPLTRAIALRGEPRVTREGSLLLSAAYLLGGNPVSANTTLLDRKGDLSDSSARDVAAFLSCFSQFRLAEHDDARRTRDGRALLNSLEHATKGPHFGLAVPLLLAQAAAELNLDEEARRHYESIADSAYPAPVRSASLYALASLHWSAGERDKALALLDGLIESSSDDWKRHGSILRCGYWLDESVGQQSRVIDEAQKLLGEPLTPEERNAVLRLMGRALQNAGRNDLAAYCFAGVSPVDLLKSSREAHP